In one Rutidosis leptorrhynchoides isolate AG116_Rl617_1_P2 chromosome 8, CSIRO_AGI_Rlap_v1, whole genome shotgun sequence genomic region, the following are encoded:
- the LOC139863501 gene encoding uncharacterized protein: MEVEDLLNSQSESEESVTDSDSAESDSDEDLIQDGYNALNYLDLLDAMDQEDEARNSRTIFRRRRLQRDRIDTGNRLYNDYFSDNPAFSGDYFRNRYRMSKSLFNRIGHAIISYESQSKPDYFKYFKQRFDATGQLGFNIFQKCTSAIRQLAYGIAPDAFDEYLHMGASTSRDCLNNFCKCIIHMFAREYLRKPTEEDVRRLHAKHLEMHSFSGMLGSLDCMHWAWKNCPVAWQGHYHRGDHEGPTIMLEAVASYDMWIWHAFFGPAGSNNDINVLNESDLFEDLLDGRAPEVRYTINGHEFTKGYYLVDGIYPVWATLVKSFKCPLEPKNIKFKRFQEAARKDVERAFGVLQGRWAILKHPARPYNINKIRRIIADVEERSSVKGEKEYVWPNSDSYKINCPMHAKMHLVGPSCSLTFFY, translated from the exons atggaaGTGGAAGATTTATTAAATTCTCAGAGTGAAAGCGAGGAGAGTGTGACGGATAGTGATAGTGCAGAGTCCGATTCCGATGAAGATTTAATTCAAGACGGTTACAACGCGCTTAACTATCTCGATTTGCTTGATGCAATGGACCAAGAAGATGAAGCTCGAAATTCTCGTACAATTTTTAGAAGACGTCGGTTACAAAGAGATCGGATTGATACCGGTAATCGTTTGTACAACGACTATTTCTCGGATAATCCAGCATTTTCGGGTGATTATTTTCGAAATCGATACCGAATGAGTAAGTCATTGTTTAATCGTATTGGTCATGCTATTATATCATACGAATCTCAATCGAAACCCgattattttaaatattttaagCAACGTTTTGATGCAACCGGTCAACTCGGTTTCAATATTTTTCAAAAGTGTACATCGGCGATACGTCAATTGGCGTATGGCATTGCGCCTGATGCATTCGATGAATATTTACACATGGGCGCATCTACGTCTCGTGACTGTTTAAACAATTTTTGTAAATGTATTATTCATATGTTTGCGCGAGAATATTTAAGGAAACCAACTGAAGAAGATGTTCGTCGATTGCATGCCAAACATTTGGAGATGCACAGTTTTTCGGGGATGTTAGGTAGTCTTGATTGCATGCATTGGGCTTGGAAAAATTGTCCAGTTGCGTGGCAAGGGCATTACCACAGGGGTGATCATGAAGGACCAACAATAATGCTCGAGGCGGTTGCGTCGTACGATATGTGGATTTGGCACGCTTTCTTTGGTCCAGCGGGTTCGAACAATGATATTAATGTTCTTAATGAATCGGATTTGTTCGAAGATTTATTGGATGGTCGAGCTCCGGAGGTCCGTTACACTATCAACGGGCACGAATTTACAAAAGGGTATTACTTGGTAGATGGCATATACCCAGTATGGGCAACACTTGTCAAGTCGTTTAAATGTCCACTTGAgccaaaaaatataaagtttaaacgTTTTCAAGAAGCCGCGAGAAAAGACGTGGAACGAGCTTTCGGTGTTCTTCAAGGTCGTTGGGCAATACTAAAACACCCAGCAAGACCTTATAATATCAATAAAATACGTCGAATCAT CGCTGATGTAGAGGAGAGAAGTTCAGTGAAAGGAGAGAAGGAGTATGTGTGGCCTAATAGTGACAGTTACAAAATAAACTGTCCAATGCATGCAAAAATGCATTTGGTGGGGCCTTCTTGTAGCCTCACATTTTTCTACTGA